In the Acetobacterium sp. KB-1 genome, TTGGAGGCATTCCACCAACATAGCCAATTGCTGCTAACGCATAAGCTGCGATACTGCCTGAAATAACCATCGCTATTTTAATTGGAAATGCGGAAAGTGACATCACAATTCCTTTTGCAGATTTTCCTGTTTTCCATTCTGCGTAGTCGGCACAATCTGAATATACCGCCCCTGAAATTGAGAATCCAAAACCACTTGATAGCGAGGCTAGACCACTCAGTGCCAGGAAGGCCATTGGTTCTCTACCAATAAAGTATGCCAGTACAAGGAAAAACGCTTGCCCGAACAATCCAATAATATAGGTTTTTTTAGTGCCGAGTCTTTTGGCAATTTGTGGTCCAATCAGATTCCCAACAAAACCACCGACTGTCAGACTTAAGAAATACATTGAAACAAGCGCCATATCGCCGGCAACATACTGATAAAAATAAACGGCAAATCCCGCCAGCGACAAAGCGGCTGTAAATCTCCCTAACTCCGCCAGCATCAGAATGATCAGATGTTTATTGGTTACCACCTGGTTGATCATCTCACGACCAGTTGGCACATTCTTTTTCGGCCATCGTCCCGGAATATCGACCGGTTTTGCTGCCCGTGCACTGATCATATAACCGACCCATTGCAGCGTCGCAAAAATCAGCATGTAGAGAAAAAACCCTCTGGCATTTCTGACTTCTTCCCCACCCAGCCACATAATCAGTGGCAATGATATCAGGCTAAAAAGAATCCGACTTGCGGTATTCATCTGATTGGTTCTCGATGCCACCATGATCCTGCTTTTAGGTGTATTACCCATTGCTGGCAGGAGCGAAAACCGGGATGCATAACTAAAGTTCACAAATATATGACCGAGCATATAGAATACCGAAAAATAGATCGCCATTGCCACTTCACTCATCCCACTTGGCACTCTAAACATCATGATAAAACAAAAAGCCACCACGGCCGGAGCGATCATCATCCAGGAACGGTATTTTCCCCACGGCAGGTTCGATTTCTCGATGATCGCACCAGTTAGTGGTACCGATATTGCATCGACAATCCGGTTGATGAGTAACATTGTCCCAACAATCGCTGGTCCCAATAACGCAATATCGGTTAAGAAATACGCAAAGTAGCTAACTGCCACCTGCATCATCAGTCCAAATCCAACTTCCGCCGCACCAAAGGCCGTCGCTCTTCCAGTACTTAACGAGAATTCTGAACTTCTCACATTCTCAATACTTGCTGCGCTTCCCACATTATTAACACTCACTACACTTTCCTCCTTTTTCCCCTTAAGCTTCGACTTCTTGCTAAGCCGTTACAAATTATGAAGTTTAAAAACTCCACAAAAATTGTCCAAATACGCTAATTTAATCGTTTTCACAAAACCCGGACATTTCCCTTTTCTGCAAGTTTTTTTATCTTATCTCATCACGTTTTTTCTCACGCTTCCTTTCTTTTAATTCCAATCTAAAAACGCTTTGTAAAACTTATGCTATTTCCAAAATTAAACTTGGTTAACTTGATTATAGCGACTCACTATCCTCTCTACAATGAATAAAGAGGACATCTTTTTTACTCATTTTGTCCTATTTCAAACATTCTATTGTATGTATAAGAATAAATGATCCTTCTCTAAGGACGCTAAGGACGCAAAAAAATTTTTCTGGTCCTGATATATCATTGTTTAAACGGTTTCACTGCTATAGAATTTTTAATAACAAACGTTTTTTTTGTAAAGCGTTTCGAATTTGCAATAAACTGTAAAGGGAAGAGAGTGCCATGAATCAAGAAATAATAGGTCGAATTTATGATATTCAAGGGTTTTCCATTCATGATGGCCCGGGGATTAGAACGAGCGTTTTTCTCAGCGGTTGTCCACTTTGCTGTCGCTGGTGTCATAATCCCGAATCAATTCCATTTCATTATGTGTTGTCGTATACGTCAGTGAAATGCATTGGCATCGAAGCATGCGGATTGTGTTTGTCCGTTTGTAAGCATAATGCCTTAAAAACTGATAAACCAAAGCATTCACCTTTGCACAAGAGCGAAATTTCGCTTATTGACGTTGATCGTGATAAATGCACAAATTGTTTCGACTGCGTGCATGTATGCAAGTCAAACGCCCTTGTTGCTTCAGGTCACGACATGAAACTTACCGATGTCATGGCAAGAATTTTAAAAGATCGGGCCTATTACAATAACTCCGGCGGTGGTCTAACCGTCTCCGGCGGTGAAGCCCTCGCACAAATTGATTTTACGGTAGCACTATTAAAAGCGGCCAAAAATGAAAACATCCACACCTGTTTAGATACAACTGGTTTTGCCGCGTGGGAAACCCTGAAGAGAACCCTTCCTTATGTTGATTTATATCTCTACGACTTAAAACACATGGATACAAACCAGCATAAGAAGTACACCGGGGTTTTTAATGACAAGATCCTTGAAAACGCAAAAAATCTCGTTGAAGCGGGAGGAAAAATTCAATTTCGTTTTCCTATCATTCCCGGCATCAATGATTCTGAAGAAAATCTACGCGCCACCGGTGCGTTCATCCAGGCCCTTAGTC is a window encoding:
- a CDS encoding MFS transporter: MSVNNVGSAASIENVRSSEFSLSTGRATAFGAAEVGFGLMMQVAVSYFAYFLTDIALLGPAIVGTMLLINRIVDAISVPLTGAIIEKSNLPWGKYRSWMMIAPAVVAFCFIMMFRVPSGMSEVAMAIYFSVFYMLGHIFVNFSYASRFSLLPAMGNTPKSRIMVASRTNQMNTASRILFSLISLPLIMWLGGEEVRNARGFFLYMLIFATLQWVGYMISARAAKPVDIPGRWPKKNVPTGREMINQVVTNKHLIILMLAELGRFTAALSLAGFAVYFYQYVAGDMALVSMYFLSLTVGGFVGNLIGPQIAKRLGTKKTYIIGLFGQAFFLVLAYFIGREPMAFLALSGLASLSSGFGFSISGAVYSDCADYAEWKTGKSAKGIVMSLSAFPIKIAMVISGSIAAYALAAIGYVGGMPPTPEIQQGVALIATLLPAVAAVFGFICILFYNLKQDDLEIMKEEIKERQSQQA
- a CDS encoding glycyl-radical enzyme activating protein; this encodes MNQEIIGRIYDIQGFSIHDGPGIRTSVFLSGCPLCCRWCHNPESIPFHYVLSYTSVKCIGIEACGLCLSVCKHNALKTDKPKHSPLHKSEISLIDVDRDKCTNCFDCVHVCKSNALVASGHDMKLTDVMARILKDRAYYNNSGGGLTVSGGEALAQIDFTVALLKAAKNENIHTCLDTTGFAAWETLKRTLPYVDLYLYDLKHMDTNQHKKYTGVFNDKILENAKNLVEAGGKIQFRFPIIPGINDSEENLRATGAFIQALSPSVELLQILPYHQLGLLKYDKLGTENQLKDLKSPSDELMQSYKQLLETYFTPVQIH